The segment AGAACAGTTTTGTGTATGTAAAAACACATCTATTTCACACTGCCTACAAAAGGTACAAAAGTTAGGCCCGATCCTCCAGCTCTTACTCATTAACTTCATTGGGACTATTCTAATGAGTAAGAAATACAGGGCTGGACCCATATTTATAATTTCAAAGACTTAAGAACAAATCATTTTGGTTTTGCAAGTAAGTCTGAATTCAGTaaggagattttttaaaaagtcacagctAATGTGAAAgatattttcccattaaaataaaagtggcTCTGGTTGATCTGATCTACCTTTCTAGGAGAATTTGTGTTTTATAGACCATCACAAAATGGTCTGAAGTTCAGATCCTCAAGTATTTTATGATttgtctgaaaaaaatgtttaatatagATTTTAGCCTTATCTgctcagtacacacacacacacacacacacacacacacacacacacacacacacacactaatagaAAATTAAAATTCTCATTCATGTATCTTCTTTAACAGTTAATTGGACTTACTTAGCACTGTGATGTTCAACCTTTGGCTACTTATCTTCTCATAGGAGTGACGGTTGCTAGCTTCGCATCTGTATTCTCTCAAATCATGTAATGTTGTTTGTATGTCCCTGAATTCAGCATACGTATTATCCAATACTGTGATGGTCTGAATACTTCTGTTTCCTCTGAAGAGTGTATAATTTATAGGTGGAGTTCCAAAAACGGATTGACAACGTAGGAGTAGAGTATCCCCTAACACCATCTCAGTGGATGAATTGGAAACAGAAAGAACTGGCTTTGAGACTGGCGCTAAAAGAGGGAAAATGTTATTGAAGTTGTATTAGGGTAAGTCCTAGTACCAGTAATTAATTGAAGACTGCTACATTAATGTAGACATGATCTATAAAACATATGCTACTTATTTGTTCCAAGTGATAAAGGAAGCCCCGCACATTGGCTGCATGAGTGTACTGCTAGCAAACAACTTGATTTCCTTACGGTGCGGTCCTCCATGATCAAGATAACATCTGCCTCCTACTGAGATCTGGGAAGATTgctgagggcagggtgggggtgaagcagagggGAGCTAAATCAAGGCAGAAGTGGATAGAGTTTCAGacaaaaattgaaacaaaatacaggactatgtagcactttaaagactaacaagatggtttattagatgatgagctttcgtgggccagacccacttcctcggatctgaggaagtgggtctggcccacaaaagctcatcatctaataaaccatcttgttagtctttaaagtgctacatagtcctgtattttgtttcagctacaccagactaacacggctacatttctatcactattcgacAAAAATTGGTGACTGAAAAGGTGTTTAGGGTATGGCCAACTACTGAGAAAGTTAAGATGAGGTAGGATAGAGGGGAAGGACAATGGGAGAAGGATGCAGCAAGCTTTTGAAGAGAGTGAAGGGGCATGGAAAGGGGAAGACTTACTGATTTCCTTCCCTGATTATTGCTGGCCCTGGAAAAAGCTAATGAGTGTGCATCAGATCAGAGCTAGTTCTGTATGTCTAGTGACTACAAGAAAGTCAATAGAAAGTGACTTGCTGTTTGCAATTCAAGGGTTGCAGTCTGACCCTGCAAACCACTGGGCTACTGATCTGCACAAGtgttttgcaggattgggcctttaAATCTCTTTATCAACTCACCGTAAACAGTTATCTGTACAGGGTTACTCTCCTTGATGACTCCTTTTATCTCAGCTCTGCAAACATAGGATCCGGTATCATTCACCCGGGCTGTGATAGTGAGGTTGCTGGAACTTTTCAATAAGATGCCGTTCTCTGGAGGTCTCTTTATGATAGAGTATTTTGCATTAAGGGAGCCATTAATATGGCACCATAGGTTTAAACTCTGATTCTCATCTAAGTCAGTCAAAGAAGGAGTCAATATTGGCTTGGAGAACAACTCTAGACAACAAATATAGAGAACGGAGAGAATTAATTCAGGTTGTGCATAGGGGCGAAGTAGCTACACTTCCCAAACTATCTGGGCAAAGGACACAATGAAATGAAAAGGGGCTGCGGTGCATTAGCTATTTTTATCCATCAATGAGGTACGGGCACATAGACTATTGCCATCCCAGGGCATCCTTTTATGGCCTGGGGTGGCCCTGCAGgaaccctgcctcagtttcccagaatAATACGGTCTTTAAAGTAATACCCCTCTCGATAAAATTcagctccccccaaaaaagtcccTTTTCTGCTCACCCCTCAAGTTTCAAGTCCTTTTGGGGACTATGTTCCAGGCCTGGCCTCCCTAGCCCATAGATTGTTGACCCAGGTTCAGTGGTTTCCCCTTTCTGGGGCTCTGTCCAGGCTGAGTTCTTCCCCCCGACTCATCAATTTCTCCTTCAGACAGATTTCCCCTTGGAGCTTCCTTTTGAGTCACCTTCCAGTCACGACTCAGGCTCTTGATCTTTCCCAACTGGGTCTAATAACCCCCAAATTGTGTCTCTGGTAACAGGGAAAGAAGGGAGCTTTTGCCCCTCCCATTCTACAAGGCTCCTGGTCCCAGATCTTTAAAGAAATGATGGTCTAGGATGACCCTAAACCAAGGCTGGGCAAAAATGCAGCCTGCGAGCTACATCTGGCCCACCACGTGGCTGGATCCGGACCATAGGAacctcagccagctccccacctggtCTGTCCCCGCTCCGCACTCAGAAAAGCCAGCTGCGGGGGTCTGTGAACACTGCAagctcaggggaggggaagaggcttctcatggtgctcctgcccccaacaaaatcttgcagctcccaagacgtagaatcatagaatcatagagttggaagagacctcaggaggtcaagtccagccccctgctctaggcaggaccaatcccaactaaatcaacccagccagggctttgtcaagccaagacttaaaaacctctatggatggagactctactacttccctagggaacccattccagtgcttcactaccctcctagtgaaatagtttttcctaatatccaacctggacctctccccccacaacttgagcccattgctccttgttctgccatttgtcattactgagaacagcctctctccatcctctttggaacctcccttcagtaagttgaaggctgctatcaaatcccccctcactcttcgcttctgcagactaaacagacgtAACTCCCTCAgccctcctcataggtcatatgctccagcataTTCagccttaatcattttggttgccctccactggaccctctctaatgcgtccacatccttttgtagtggggggcccagaactggacacaatactccagatgtggcctcaccagagccgaataaaggggaatttacatttcccttcccctcccccaaccccggttataaaatacttggtttctgttatttctctccagctcatcatttgatgaagtgagttttacccatgaaagctcatgatactatatatatttttgtaagtccctaaggcgccacaggactacttgttattttaaaagaacagaTCAGAGAAATACTGATGGCTGGTAATATAAGATCCTAGTTTAGATTAAACCGATTAGATAAAATAGGTATTCACCCAATTTCCACATGCTGTTGGCCATGTTGTTaaaagcagggctcgccaagccgcggcaagccccgctcgccagccacgctgtccagcaatctgcgcatgcgcagatcgatCTCTTCCGgattgtaatctacttgccatgggcgagtagattacatagaatatcgagccctggttataaggATATTCTGCATATGACAGTATTAAAACCCTGGGAAAcatcagtattccctgtaagctgaacacttgggcagccacctagtagagtcaaatgctgcccagctgatttgcagtcaaccacagctggcagcatgtgtttctattggtggtgcacatctgcacatgcaccgatgcatataaaatgtattctgcacattcATGGGAAAAAATTAGTGGGAACACCAATCTTCATTCATTATAACAtaagaaaaacaacaataaaCTCATGCAAGGTCCCAGCTTGGGCGTGGCACCACTGTCTTCTACTGTAGCAGTGCGCAACCTTTTTTCAGACGTGACCCCAATATACTCGTGTTGCGACCCCTAAGATAATTTGAGCAGCACAGCTCTAAGATccggccagctgggggctggggctgggcctggtcaTTGGCAGCCCCGCAGTGCAGCACGGAACTTAGATCCGGCCAGCCGGGGGCTGGGCTCAGCCATTGGCGGCCCCCCAAAAAGACATCTGCAACCCCCTTGGGGGTTGCAACACATGGATTGCACACCACTGCTCTATTGGATGAAATGAGACTTGCCCAATGGCAAGTCATAGAGTTTGTAAAAACATTCTCCTTTAGCTGAAATAATAGAAGAGTAATTGTGCTTCTGGAGCAGATGGATATGTTTAACCCCGTTGTCATGGTGAAGTTCCAAATGCCCATGACACGCAGTTTAATGACAACCATGAAACACCCGGTTGCCAGGGATTTGTCAGTACCTGCGCCTGGTACAGTATTTTACAATTTCAAACTATTTGTTAACGTCTCAGAAAGTATTACTATCTTCATTCTATCATAGCAGCAAACCAAAATTCAACACCCGGTGGATGTACCATGTCTGGACTATGGTTCTTcttcaagggcaccatttcagaagagtgcgagaggagggaggcagcatCTGTATATCAGGGAGTATCAGGGATTGAGGGAAAAGTACTTGGATTCCGTAGATTACTCCTCTActccctcccttcaccagccaggagtgagaggcatgggcagaatccaagtactttcccctcactccctaatagtcaggggaatgggaagaaaagcaagccacatcctcgtacacatggctgctgcccccattCTGCTCTCCTGAAATGGCAGCCTTGCCCTTCTCCAGCACTGGATGAGACAAAATAATTTTGTaattgggatttaaaaaaataatcactctccttccccccagccctaaGTAAACTTAGTCACCTTTGTAGTACAAATAGGATCTTTGCTGAACGGCAAGCAGTGATCGGGTGCAGATCCTCAAAGTTAtccaggtgcctaactcccattgaaaaatcagtgggagttagacacctaaatacctGCGCCTGAGCGTCAgccaggattagaactcaggaaATGTGCATTTGAGTGTCACTTTCGTGAGCGATGCAAGATCTAGAATGACCGGCACTCCTACCTGGCACAACAATGTTTATGCTGCTGCTTTTCGACACTCCCCCCAGTTCCACTTTGCATGTGTAATTGCCATTGTTTTCTACTGTGGCTATTGCAGAGTAAGTGACAGAATTCTGTCCGcgtgtactgttcaatatctttctgTCTCTCTGGATGAGAATTTCAATGTCCTGATTCCGGACTTGAACCGTTGTACATTCAATGTCAATTCTGTCTCCTTCTGTGATGTTCTGTGGGGGCCTGACAGTCATCTTAGGTTTTGAAAATGGTTCTGAAATGCAATAGATATAAAATTATTCGGACaacttcctctttttttaaaagaaaatatttgtgtGGGGGGATAAGgtgggaaaggaaaagggaaattggATACCATTCTTCTTGAGGAACAACATGGTTTTAGGCAAGGTCATTCATGCACAGATGTGATTTTCACTTTAAGTAAGAAGGTTTATGAAAATGTGAATGAATTTCTAGGAACCCTTGGTATTAATTTCAGACTTTCAAAAAGCATTTGACAGTTTAAATTGGGATACAATGTGGAAAATTGTTAGGCAGTATGGAATTTCAATTAAACTTATCAATATAATGAAGCCATTTTACACTAATTCCAAATATTATATTAAAAGGGATAGAGGATTAAGTAAGTAATTCGAAATTAAGACAGTGGGAAGGCAACAGTGCTTCCTGTCTCCATTCTTTGTTCTTAGTCATCATTGATTATGGCCTCAAGCAATGTAAATATAATCCATATGGCTTAAAGTAGAATCATTCAAGATTATTTGATCTAGATTTTGCCGATGACATTGCTCTTCTGTGTGAAAATGCTGAAGGATGTCAAGCATGCATAGATGAAGTTAAAGAAATGATGAAGAAAGTAGGACTGATTCAATGTAAAGAAATGTAAAACCATGATAAACAGAGATATGGATTTAAACATCAAAACTGATGATGAACAGCTAGAGAGGGAAGATGGTTTCAAATATGCACAATAAGCCAAGATGGCATACGCTCAGAGAATACAAGAATAAGGATTGGCAAAGAAAATCCAGCTACAATTGCAGAAAGACTCCAACAATCTTTGATCCTGCAGATTTTCATCCTCTTTGCTAATGACAATAACAAATGTCATACAGTGCCTGGTATGGACGCATATGTTGCATATCCATCAAGACTTTTGTATATTTGAGTGAGTGTCCTAAAAATAGACACAGTACTACAAGCAATGGGAGGGACTATTCCCTGAGTACTGAGTACATACCTATGGTTCTGGGTGGGTATGTCCTGGAGGTGGCTAGTCCCTCCCACCACTTGAGTCGCCATGGCTGCGCTCCATTGGTAGGGCACCACCTCAAATCAGCACTAGCACATACATGTCTCCTAAAGCTGGAAACCATAGCTCTAGCCCAAAGAGCGGACATGTCCTCAGTCTAGTCTCAAGCAGTtcttccctgcctcttccagtCTCGGGCACCCTCCTTTATGCCCCATTGAGAGTCAATTGGCCCCTCTTAAAGGTGCCCATCACCCTGTGACACAAGCAAAGAAATGCAAAGGCACAAACTGAgcacacgtctacactacaaaattaaattGATCTAACTTAGGTCCACATACAGCCATCCCAGTAATCACATTCCTTGTAGGCTcactgatggggggggagggcaaagggagcaggtgccctggggcctggtgctCCTGGACAACaccactgcagcagcagtagtggctggaaccctgggccctttaaattgcctttGAAGTGCTACCTTGGGCTCTCTGGGTGGCTCTAAGgactggcgggagggggggtttACCGCCCTCTGGGCAATTCTGAGGGCTGGTATGTGGGAGAGGCcacagcatgctccaggcagcacagagagttggctgcccctggccctgccccttctgcctgagactcccccccttccaggagcatgaaaCCAGGCCCtacccaccttgcccagaggtgtatggaggctgttggctcccctgataGCTGGTGTGTTTTTCCACTTTACCTTAGTGGTTCATGTCCTCACCAGGAGTGcttgtgtaactgccaccaggcagatttgaaccggggacctctggagcttagtatggGAACCTctatcctctgagctaaaagccagctggctctcaggccATGCTGTAGACGCTACagtgtagaggtctcttgttcttatctgttgctgtggtctaagtgctacTGCGTGGGACAGAGAACCAAACTAGGTGCGTGGGTTACACTTGCACCAATTGAACTGTCAGCATGGGGCATTGTGAGACAGCTTCTGAAAGCCAGTAACAGTCGATGTAAGCAATGCAGTGTCTGCACTGACACTGTATCAACCTAACTACACTGATACTGATTCTGTCTCTCTTATGGATATGGATTTGTGAGGTCGGTGTAGCAGGAAAGTGACATCAATGGGAGAGAGATTTTAGTAGACACTTACATAGTTAGGTCAACATAAGTTGCCTAGAGTCAACTTACTTTATAGACTAGACCAGTTCTAAGCAACTTACCCACAACTGTAACAAGTGTCATATTACTGGGGTCTGATGTGGAAATACCAAATGGTGACATAACCTGGACAATACATTGAAAATTCAATATTGAATCCCCCTCTTGGACTGGAAAGTCAACAGATGCAAAGTTTTCCCTTAATTCTTGCTTctttttggtttgtttcttttgatCCGGCAAGAGTTTGTCGAACAGGAAAATGAAGGGAGGCTTTTCTTCTGGTTCTTCACATCGTAAAGTCACAACTTCACCCTCCGTTACCTCTGTTTTCAGGGCAGTCAATTTTGGCTGGAACAGccctttggaaagaaaacaagcAAATATAATTAGACAAATCTAAAGCAGAAGTTCTCTCTGGCATTTGTACTAGTGGCTATTCTAGAGTATGGGCAGAATCAATCTGATCCCAGACTTAGGCCAGATTTTTACAGTTGGCCAAAGTCTGGAATAAGACACTCAGGAAGTTTAGGGCAAGTATTATGCTGTATGGGTGGGCATTCCGATCATGCTGCTGTGACCAGTGAATCAAGACTTCTCTCGTCCCATCATTCTGCAACATTGAACATTCCACAGGGTACTTTCCTAGCAACCTTAGATGATGTTTGTTCTACCAGTATATGGTACTGGCAAAGTGCTCCCTGTGTGAATGTAGCCTTCgctcagtggggctggagcaccagaggagtgaagtgtttcATTTGGGAGCCACATCGATACATCAGTGAGGTTTGGGATATTTGGAGGTGTTTTTTTTCCTCactgtgtggtccccagctgatttttcagtggcccctgacccaaaaaaggttaccAATTCTTGccacaaataaagaaaacatgggaaccttttgtgttggacatatacAACTCACTGATGTATCGATGTATAGatattttacttgatttaaaatgaagtttgataaactaacatgagaaagttagagcttaatctatttaataatttaaattactaTTTCCTGACTGGttaattaaaccattctccctagctacaGCACTAGCAAGATGGCTTGGgcttaattatgtaattaatggcaagtttccattagcaactggtggtccacggaaaggtttgcattgagccaggtgggccataggacaaaaagtttgagaacggTCATTAAGAACACTTCCCCATCAACACTTCTAACTCCCACATCAGAACAAGCAACAGGTAAAATCTGATTTCTCCATTTGGATATTGGAACAGGGGATACTGGTCatttaggacagtggttctcaagctaGGATACGTGtacccatagccccccccccccatgccaatGAGTGCCAGATGCAAAGGATCTGGAGTGGAGATCTTCCatgggcctgctgggtgaccttaggCCAGGctcttcacctctctgtgcctcagcaaCACATTTTGAGAACTCCAGATGAAAAGTGCTTCAGTATTATTATTAATGTACATTGAGAGAGTACGGGTTgctcctccctggtctggcaccctcgggacctgaccggttctgGATCAGggattttccagaccaggggaggtcatttctggaccccccTGACaccagtctcttccagcccctctTGCTGGTCCCCACTGCCCTGTCAGCCCCCACTGCAGCGCTCAACAGCCCTGCCACCTCCATGCGCACCAGGCTCCCGCTGCAGCACTAGCACATGTGGGGCTCCCAGTGCCCTGCCCAGAAACCCCACTGCCACATGTCTGTTTCCTACTGTTCTGCCATCCCGCAAAGGCTCCCAGGCACTAGCTCTCCACCAGGACTTTCTGATcctgaaacatccatggtcctgttaagagagtttcaacctatagGACATAATCTACCCTGCTTTTTGTAACATAAAAGACTGCCACAGTTGGAAGGGTACTTACCCTCCACTTGAACTTCCAAATCAttgctgctttttgtttttccttttgcgTCCACGGTGCACCGATAGCTTCCTGAATCCACTAATCGAGCTGGGAATATTTTGTGACGTGCTTGGACGTCCTTCAACGTGGTGTTGTGCACAAGATTGTCgtctttgtaaaataaaaaagtgAGCTCCATCTGGAAGCTGGTGCTTTTGCTAATGTCCGCAGAGCAGTTCAGTTGGATTGACTTTCCATTTGTCACTTTGTGGGATGGGCTAGTGAGTGTCACTTGGTTGATGGTCACTTGAAAGGGGAACGGAGAGACAAAAGTCGCATTTAGTTTCAGTCTGACCAAAGCCCTGTTTGTTCTCTGATGTTGCTATGTAAAGCTCATTACAATTGCTAAAGGCTGAGAACTCTATGAAATAGGCACTGTCCTACTTTATTGGGGGGGACCATATTTCCTTCAGTTGAGTACAGGATACTTGATAAAATTACTTGTAGTCAGGTGAGTTCTACAGCAATCAATCAAAattgtgctgtacaaacattcaaattataaGGTTGACTGAGCCCCTGTGAGGCATAAATACTGAATAACTGGAATCCTTTGTAGTTACTTTCTTGTCTTTAAGGCTTTAGAGTTCACAGGaggagatacacacacacacacacacactcactcccgTACACCTCTCTCACATAGGCAGGTGACCGACCATCCGGACTCTCCCTGGCTGACGCTCTCCACCCTCCTTGCCTGACTGGGTCCCCAGGGTAGACTCACCTCTCCTGGTACCTGGAGCCTCTTCTTCCCAAGGCAAAACATGGGGGAAGGGACACAGAGTCACTGGAAAGGGGTATGGAGGAGCAGTGGGCCTGGGAGGCAAAAAGGAGCAAAGCAGAGAGGGGAAGCAAGAGCAGGAGCATGTAAAGAATCAATGAGCGGTCAGCAGAAGCAATAAGTAACTGGCTGCCATCTGGCACCTGTTCACACTCACCAGCCACCACTGCTCGCAGTGCACAGTCAGTGCCGCCCGGAAACGGGATGGGGCGGGACCCTGCTGGCCAAGAGCTGGCATGCAGTAGGGACTGTGCTGATGGACCAGTAGGGGGAGCAGTTGACCCCATGCACTGCTTTGCCCCACCACCAGCTTTGCACACCCCAAAACCATCGTGGGGCACTGAACCCCCTCACTCATCACTGATAGGCCAGCAGCTGGCAAGCGGGGATCTGGCTagcagcaggacccaccagtaGTAATGGggggaagatagaaaatatgggacaatttgcctgtttttaagaaaaagtcggGACACCTGCAGAGGGGCTTAAATAAAAggttgtccctttaaaaatggtaCTTCTGGTCTCCCAATACTTTCTGGCCTTGAGTCTGCAACTGGAACCACACAGGCAGTCTCCCACTGAAATGTATGGGGCTCCAAGCAGGTGAAAAGATCCATTCAAGTGCTTGTGATTGCAGAATCAGTGTCTATGTTTGTATAATGCCTTGCGCAATGGATCCCCAATCAGATGTGTCAGTGCTACCCCAAAACAAATACAATTCCAGTTATCTGAattcccttttttcaaaaatcctCATCTGAATTCacagcagtttccccccttagCCCTATATTATTTAATAGCACTTCTGTTTATCTGAAACCTGGTCATTTGAAACTTTTGGATGTCTAGCAGGCTTTTAGGATATATGTAATTACACTGTGTTACCACTACTGTCTTAGCCCACCTCTCACATCCATTGTTTAAGGATTTTTGTGATTAAAGCTCAAGCAGGATCGGCTTGAGCCATTCTTGTGTCCCGGACAGCGGGCGCACAATGCATGCACGGCTCCGCCCCGGGTGCACTGCACATgcgcgccccgccccctggcacgcgatgcaccttacagctgcaatcgggcacgtgacgtcccttacagctgccatcaggcacctcACATAGGTTGGCTCCCAAGGCAGCTTCCCAGCTAGCCCCtgccccccttaatccggccctgagttCAAGGTTCCCCTTCTATCTAGAAAAAATTTTCATTTTCAAGCAACACATCTGTACAAtgaagtaggttttttttttttaattacaagaaGAAATGGAGAACAGGGAAGGGGAAAAGCAATTTTGAGCAGTTTTGCCTGTTTCTGTGATTATTTTGCAAAGCCCTCACTTTAACATGCCACTCAGGAAAAAAATGAAGTCCTTGTCCACACTGGTCAGAAGAAACACCTAGGAACCATTCTGGCACCAGCTCTATCTCACAGCTGTTGTCACTACCGTCTGAAAAGTCATGTGGCCTAAATACAATCCATGCTGGGCCGTCAACTGAATCCTCTGAGTTAATTCAGCGTTCTAACATAGCCATTGGGTGGGACTGCTTGAAATTCCCTTTCAAATGAGGAGCAGTTAGCTTGCCAAAGATTCTCATAATGTATAACTAAAGAGAATGCTCTTTTGCTTCAGTTATAGTTAAAGATGACCAGACTGGGTGAGATTAGTGTGCAAAGAGTCATCACACACTATACACACTTGAAGTCACGGGGtgggcaggcaataatttttgattgggggcccACTTCAAGAtattggtaagtggtcaaaggctgcacatTTCTATGgagaggatgcagggtctggaacaatgttgggtgcagaaggaagcttggggtaggggactgggtctgagagggagtaggagtgaaggagggggttgtgacctggagcacaggagtggggtgcagggtcagggagggggtttgggcgcaggagaggattctggcctgggggaggagtttAGAAgtaggtgcagagtctgggaggcagTTATGACCTGATGAAGGGGAGGTAcagagtttgggtggtgacatggggcagagagttgggatgtgggagggaatGAAGTGCCAGATGTAAGCTCCAGCCAGGAGGCATTTACCAGggtagctcctggccagcagtccagcaggACTCTCAGGCAGGTGGCCTATATGAGGGGCCTGGCAAGGCAGGCTGTGGGCCGGATACGAAGGCTTGGCAGGGTGGATCCAGCTTGTGGGGCAGTTCTTGATACTCCCCTCCCGCACTTTAAGTCCTACTTAAATGATGCATAAACTTGTGCTGGCACTCAGCTCTAGAATGAATTTACCTCAGATGGAGAACAAACGTGAAGTCTGTAGGAAGTGCTAAGCAGAGAcaggagagaagagaaaagaagTGAGAAAAAGAAATAGCAGGAGAAGAAATGTGGCTGCTTAAAAAGCTAGGGGCATGGTCCGTAAGGGGTTTGTATGAAATACTTCAGAGACTAGTCCGCCCTGTTGAGCTACATGGACATTTCACTATTGATTTCAAACAAGAGCAGGAAGAGGCTGTTTGCAACCAACGTCTGTATTTAACAcctgtattccccccccccccctttccatagTGTTATCTTAAAATGCCACTCCCTCGAAGAGGCAAAAGAGGGGAAGATAAGAGAAGAGGGAATTCTTCACCCCAGAAAGCAGCTGTTTCCTCCTGAAGCTCATGGTAG is part of the Pelodiscus sinensis isolate JC-2024 chromosome 20, ASM4963464v1, whole genome shotgun sequence genome and harbors:
- the PECAM1 gene encoding platelet endothelial cell adhesion molecule isoform X8 — encoded protein: MYLAVLVILLYCPSLKAQDIVTINQVTLTSPSHKVTNGKSIQLNCSADISKSTSFQMELTFLFYKDDNLVHNTTLKDVQARHKIFPARLVDSGSYRCTVDAKGKTKSSNDLEVQVEGLFQPKLTALKTEVTEGEVVTLRCEEPEEKPPFIFLFDKLLPDQKKQTKKKQELRENFASVDFPVQEGDSILNFQCIVQVMSPFGISTSDPSNMTLVTVVEPFSKPKMTVRPPQNITEGDRIDIECTTVQVRNQDIEILIQRDRKILNSTRGQNSVTYSAIATVENNGNYTCKVELGGVSKSSSINIVVPELFSKPILTPSLTDLDENQSLNLWCHINGSLNAKYSIIKRPPENGILLKSSSNLTITARVNDTGSYVCRAEIKGVIKESNPVQITVYAPVSKPVLSVSNSSTEMVLGDTLLLRCQSVFGTPPINYTLFRGNRSIQTITVLDNTYAEFRDIQTTLHDLREYRCEASNRHSYEKISSQRLNITVLTPIRNVSFGSLLYQEAESGGDITFFCSVKEGSLPINFSIFKQNDKKPLFYESKMSTKVIWQMTSLKKQDTGKYFCEVSNRASLPVRSNLLFINVILAAWQKGFIAAIVLAVIAIAASGFWWYLRKKEKGKHPSVEMSGSTAATNSTSEKPASGQNNDGEFYPGPDQESAEVEYTEVEVSTPDPCRDSGGNRHSRIEGSPDAT
- the PECAM1 gene encoding platelet endothelial cell adhesion molecule isoform X12, producing MYLAVLVILLYCPSLKAQDIVTINQVTLTSPSHKVTNGKSIQLNCSADISKSTSFQMELTFLFYKDDNLVHNTTLKDVQARHKIFPARLVDSGSYRCTVDAKGKTKSSNDLEVQVEGLFQPKLTALKTEVTEGEVVTLRCEEPEEKPPFIFLFDKLLPDQKKQTKKKQELRENFASVDFPVQEGDSILNFQCIVQVMSPFGISTSDPSNMTLVTVVEPFSKPKMTVRPPQNITEGDRIDIECTTVQVRNQDIEILIQRDRKILNSTRGQNSVTYSAIATVENNGNYTCKVELGGVSKSSSINIVVPELFSKPILTPSLTDLDENQSLNLWCHINGSLNAKYSIIKRPPENGILLKSSSNLTITARVNDTGSYVCRAEIKGVIKESNPVQITVYAPVSKPVLSVSNSSTEMVLGDTLLLRCQSVFGTPPINYTLFRGNRSIQTITVLDNTYAEFRDIQTTLHDLREYRCEASNRHSYEKISSQRLNITVLTPIRNVSFGSLLYQEAESGGDITFFCSVKEGSLPINFSIFKQNDKKPLFYESKMSTKVIWQMTSLKKQDTGKYFCEVSNRASLPVRSNLLFINVILAAWQKGFIAAIVLAVIAIAASGFWWYLRKKEKGKHPSVEMSGSTAATNSTSEKPASGQNNDGEFYPVLESVYSEDGENHVKSTDENKDSGGNRHSV
- the PECAM1 gene encoding platelet endothelial cell adhesion molecule isoform X4, producing the protein MYLAVLVILLYCPSLKAQDIVTINQVTLTSPSHKVTNGKSIQLNCSADISKSTSFQMELTFLFYKDDNLVHNTTLKDVQARHKIFPARLVDSGSYRCTVDAKGKTKSSNDLEVQVEGLFQPKLTALKTEVTEGEVVTLRCEEPEEKPPFIFLFDKLLPDQKKQTKKKQELRENFASVDFPVQEGDSILNFQCIVQVMSPFGISTSDPSNMTLVTVVEPFSKPKMTVRPPQNITEGDRIDIECTTVQVRNQDIEILIQRDRKILNSTRGQNSVTYSAIATVENNGNYTCKVELGGVSKSSSINIVVPELFSKPILTPSLTDLDENQSLNLWCHINGSLNAKYSIIKRPPENGILLKSSSNLTITARVNDTGSYVCRAEIKGVIKESNPVQITVYAPVSKPVLSVSNSSTEMVLGDTLLLRCQSVFGTPPINYTLFRGNRSIQTITVLDNTYAEFRDIQTTLHDLREYRCEASNRHSYEKISSQRLNITVLTPIRNVSFGSLLYQEAESGGDITFFCSVKEGSLPINFSIFKQNDKKPLFYESKMSTKVIWQMTSLKKQDTGKYFCEVSNRASLPVRSNLLFINVILAAWQKGFIAAIVLAVIAIAASGFWWYLRKKEKGKHPSVEMSGSTAATNSTSEKPASGQNNDGEFYPGPDQESAEVEYTEVEVSTPDPCRAPVKKGTDTVYSDIRKANNDSGGNRHSRIEGSPDAT